The DNA segment AACCACCACGCTCCCCGACACCACCCTGGACCCTGAAGCTGAGGTCTTCACCAACTACAGTAAAGAATTCCTTGAGTGTCTGAAAGTGCTACTCAACGAGGATGACTTCGTTGAGCTTTCCAACGGCACCGTGCACGTGCCAGTGTATGGCCGCACCTACAGCCCTCAGGATTACCAGAAGTACGGTGATGGTGGCCTGGTTGTGTGTCATATCATGGAGGAAGCTTCCGCCGAGACACGTAAATTCTCCGATGCCCTAGGCTGGGTGTCACTGGTTGGCCTGAGCCTCTCCTGCTTGTGCCTTCTGCTCCATATGTCAGCCTTCGCTCTCCTGCCGGAGTTGAGGAACCCTTCTGGCAGGAACCTCGCGTCGCTGTGCCTGGCGCTGCTGGCTGCCTACATCACCATGCTAGTCAACATGGTGTCGAGGACGAGAGCCACAGGCTGCGTTATTCTGGCGGTGGCCATGTATTACTTCTTCGTGACTTCCTTCACCTGGATGAATGTGATCGCCTTCGACGTGTGGTACACCTTCCGTCTGACTCAGCGGCAGCTGCGGGTGTCGAGCGGAGCCCAGTGGCACAGGTTCATTGCCTACTCCCTGTACAGCTGGCTGCTGCCTGGGGCCGCCACGGTAGTCCTGGTGTTGGTGGACCAGATAGAGCCAAGTGGCTTGCCTGAAGAGCTCCTGCCACGCCTGGGAAAGACGTGGTGCTGGTTCAGCCACCGCAAGGCGCTGCTAGCATTTTTCGCGGCGCCCATGATGTTCCTCATCGTGATGAACTTTGTTTTCTTCGTCAGCACCGCCGTCATCATCACGCAGACCAGCAGCACGGCGGCGGCCTCCTCGGCGCGGGGCAACAACCCTCGGggccagtacaagatgtacctgAGGCTTGGGGTGCTGATGGGCTTCACTTGGGTGAGCGGCATCGCGGCGGGCTACTTGGACTTGGAGGCGCTGTGGTACGTGTTCGTGGTGCTCAACACGTTGCAGGGTGTCTTCATCTTCCTGGCCTTCACTTTCAGGACCAGGGTATGGCAGGGCATGGGCGCCACATTAACCAAATTGGTGCAGCGAGGCCTGTCCAAAGTGACACGCCGCTCCCCGCCGCCTGACATCCAAGGCTTTGAGTTGAGCCACACGCCAGAGACCACATCCGCCTCCTGCTACACGCCTAGCAACTCCCTGGAGGACTACTGATGCGGCACCACCTCAGCTCTCAGCCCTCCGTCCGCTAGGCCCGCGGGAGTGATGGCTGCAGGCCGGCACAGAGGTGCTGACCAGCGGCCTGCCACGTACCGTCAGGCTGGTGTTCATTTTGCCAAATACTTTATAATTATGTAACCTATATTGTgtaatatttatattttgtatctTATAAGTGTACAGTTGTAAATAGCTAGTCTCATTAATCATGCAACATTCATATAGACGCTTCATATTGTAAACTCCAAAATGCCTCACCATCCCCACAAATGCTTCAAGACTGAATAAATGAGAAACGTGACTCTCTAGGCATTTCCTTGACCTCGTACCTAAATTATGGtattctagtctctctctctctctctctctctctctctctctctctctctctctctctctctctctctctgggtaaatAGCGCCGATCAAATCTTGCTGTACCGTGACTCGCTACTCTCCGGCATTTACGCTTTCCTTCATAACACCAAACAATAATATAACTTTAGAAGAAAAACTAATAGACCTGCTTGTAATATTTGTCTCCTTGACCGTTTAACTTGCTCTCAAATGATATTGTTTTATCTCAATCCTctgcctttcattttttttattcacgcaAGGTTCAGTTGACGTTATaaagttctcaagagtgctttcGTGATTCTCTGGTTACAATTTCACTTTAAGGATATTCTGTGACatgagtgagaggaaaacaCATTTGGACGTAATTGACTGtatctgtggtctttcaaaacaATTCCTATGACAAAGTTTACATTTCTCAGTGCTGACCTTGTTTATATCTCACAACAAAGTAATAACTTTCAGAGACACACACCATATGCGACTTTTAAAAATTATCCCCGTAATAGCGCGAAGGATTTCagtgtcttatttttgttctatgTGCTTCATGGTTACATCAGACAACACAGTGACCTTCAGAAGCCGCCCCTAGGACCCCACCTCTCGTTCCTCCCACGTTATGCCCACAACCGGTCCCtcccacgcaccaccaccagtcactcgCCTCTCCGCTCGCTCGTTCACTCAGGATATTAatcattactgtatatataccgTGGGATTCTTTTTTCGTCAGGGTGTCGCTCACTCCTACGTGCATCAGTCCCacttgttcctgtgtgtgtgtgtgtgtgtttacctagtttaaccgagttgtatattacagggatCGAACGGGGCTCATATTGACCTGTCTCTATATCGACTTCtttttccaacttttccttaaatttatgtaCACTTTCTGTTGTTACaattttatcgtgtgtgtgtgtgtgtgtgtgtgtgtgtgtgtgttggcgtgtgGAGAAAAGGTGAGATAGAATTATGATTGTGATTgagggtggtgttggtggtaacaaggacaacaatgatagtaataataataataataataatattattattattattattattattataatttaacaataatataacaataataataataataataataaaatgataataaagcgGTTCATTCATATTCTgaaatcttgagagagagagagagagagagaccttaataCTAATGTCTTACAGCATTTCTCTTTTATCGCATTCAATCACTCCAGGCCTCacgcacttcctcctctccgtgCTTACAATTTGCAACCCCGTCACCTCCACGACCACTGAGCCGCTTACCTGCCGCTCTCACCTTCAGcgtctcccacacacaccccacgcAGACCTTCtccttgtgctctctctctctctctctctctcgtaaagaaTGTTTGTAATACCGTAtatggtatgagagagagagagagagagagagagagagagagagaggtggagcagGGTGAGAGAATGTCTTATATTgaggggtttttttttcattaaacattttttttttttttttttttttttgctttcgttTTCGTAGTTGGACAAGTTCTGTTAGATCGTTTTTTTCTAGTTGGACAAGCAGTGTTTCCTTTACAGTGCTCTCTGTATaactggactctctctctctctctctctctctctctgtgtgtgtgtaggggtgaAAGTCAACAAACATTTCTGAcccaaggaagcaaggaagcagGAGGATTGGAATAATATGAAGACACAAAACGCAAGACACAGACAGGAGAGcttgacaaggaaaaaaataaataaataaactcaataCAATGTAACAATTTAATCCTCACATTTTCTTACATCCTTCACACAAATCATATTACAACAGATAATGTTTGTAATAATTCATGATCTGTTTACCTCCTTCCTGATTCCTGTTCTGTTCCTCCCACAATTTATCccttgtgatgatgatgatgatgatgatagtgacaaTGTTTTATCTATACACCTGACCAGCAGAGGCAGAAAGGGTTATACAAATTACCACACACTCATACAGTCATTTGAATTAATCAGAAGACAAAACTTTTTTCTACCTGGATGTTGCCAAAGTGTTGGTTGATTTTTTGACCCGGGAATTTCAAAACACTTTGTGACAAAAATGCATGTACCTTAGCGTATGCATCACcttgaaacacaaacacacagcccCCGATGGAAAGGGGTACCTTGTGGACAACcctataataatgacaatgatacaATGATGTGGATTATGAATAAGCTAACTATATATTGTCTGACGGTaattgctgttttgttttggttagtGATGTGTTGCGAGTTTATTTTCTCTCGAGTGTTTCTagtctctgtccctctctaaGGAATTCATAACAGGATGACGTACAGCTGGCAAAGTTGCAATGTTTGTCTACGTCCCTTTTCTGGATGTTAAAAGAATGGTTATCTGCTGCCTTAGTGACTCATGGTCTTTAATTACAGTGTAGTTTAGAAAATTGgtgatgaatgatgaatgaaaaacaatgatggataaaaaacatgaaaattgcACTAAAATTGTCTTAATTCACGTGCCACCATACTTCTTAACCTTGAGTGGTGAGGGCAGCCTATCCATTACCTGCAGGGGATTCAACTCCACACTCACCAcagcctctcccttcatctGGCTGAACAGTAACACTTGGTTCGGTCTTCTGATAACACTAAACTTAGCGCCTATCCCTGCCTTAGCCCCTTTCCCCGGACTTGAGCCAGACGTGACTTTCTTAACCTTAGGCGCTTTTTCCTGACTCACATCAGCCGCCTTCTTGTCTTTCTGCACCACCACAAAGGCTGACTCGTTGTGGAGGAGGATCAGGTCAGGGCGGTCTGGATCAAAGCTCACTCTCAAGATCACCGAGTGTTTCTTGGCCAGCTCTGAGGACGGCTCGTTGAGGTGCTGCCGACAGAATGCAGTATAGCATTGCTTGGATGGGTCATATTCCTTGATGCTCATGTCTGCgtacactgccaccacctcctTCGTAAGTGGGTGGATCCCTACGGCTGTGCAGGGAGAGCTGTGCCCAGGGAGGACAGAAATTGTTTCTTTCTCAATGTCAAAGATTGTGATGATATTCTTGCTGTCCACAACAGCGAGCATCTTGCCTTCCAAGTCGCAGGTCATCTGGAGAACGCTGTGTCCTGGACTAAGGGTGAGCTCTTTCTCCAGCTCAGCCTTACTCCCTGACACATTAATTATCTGAAGTGGAATACAGCTGCATTAATCCAAATGCCACTTACTGTTTCACTACAATAAACCTGAATCATTTCACTGAGCCAAAGAAACTAAACAAGCACTTAATGATTTGTAGTTACTCTATGAATTTTTGTCAGTCACTAGAGTCTCATATTCACAACTTAAATCAGAGAAACCACATGTGTTATCTTATAGATACTGCATTTCACCCattacagacacagagacagaagagacacagacacagacagagacagaaaagacaTGCACAGACTAAAAGACATAtaaacacagaaacaaacacacacagacacagataaatGAACACAGTACCTGAATGGCCCCAGTGACAGCAGCAGAGACCAGTTTTCCTTCACTCAGCCACAGCATCTGGtgactcttctttatttcttggcTCACCTCTTTCACTCGCTGTACCCGAGGCTGCTTCCCAGACTGCCAAGGGAAGAAACAGTCACCTTCAGAACCATTACTTCAAGTTTAATAAGGGAAATATTCCTAACAGGACaagagcaaggaagaaaaagctacaataatCACCTTCATCCCCCATCACTAAGTTTACAAAGGGaaagatacataaatacaaggacaagaggtgaaaagaaagagaagtagcaTTCACCCTAATTTCCATCACTACTAAGTTTGCTAAGGAAGAGATACATAATagaaggggccgccgtggtacagtggaaccatgcgtgctttggtgtccgaggagtctccaagcgtACAAGTTCGAATCGTGTCCACGGACCGAGTGTATGAGGGGCTTCCTCAatcagggcaatggtttcctatcAGGTGGGCTTATAGATAGGAGCTAGCCCAAAAAGTAgcccctttagcctataaattctcatgaaaagcccacatggtaaaaaaaaaaagacgaactgaaaaaaaatggggaGTAACAGTCACTCTAATCCTCATCACTTTAAGTTTACTAAGGAAAAGATACATGACTAAAGGACGAGgctgaaaataaaaagtacaggaggtaacagtcactctctaattCCCATCTCTAAGTTTACTGAGGGAAAGATACATAATAGGAAGACAAGAGCTGAAAAGGAAGGGGAGTCACTCTAATCCCCATCACTTTAAGTTTactaaggaaaaaatacatcaaagaaagacaagagctgaaaagaaagaggagtaacAGTCACTCTTAATCCTCATCACTTTAAGTTCACTCATGGaaagatacatacatattaGGAAGACAAgagcagaagagaaaggagagcaggTCACCTTCATTCCCATCAACACTAGGTTTACTGGAAAGATCTATTAGTTGAGGCACACATAAGGGTTAAGAATCCCATCTCCTTTAAATCCAGATCCCTCTTACCGCTGGTGGAGTGAAATGGTAGATCCGGAGGCTGCCCTGGACGAGGTATGCTATCCACCGTGCCTTGGGAGACACGGCACACCACTGGATCACCTCGTCATCTTTGCCTTGCAGTTCCAGCAGCTTTACTCGGTCCTGTGCAGAGGAACACAAAGCCATGAGTGGAACTGCATAATGAAGGGACACTGTGCTGGTATGACAGGAGGcttaggaggatgaggaggaggtggtggtggtggtggtggtggtggtggtggtggtggtggtggtggtggtggtggtggtggtggcagtgacagtGACCTTATAATGGGTTCTAATTGTCCTTCAAAGGTGTAAGGAAGATATGCCGTGCcagctcttcctcccttcctacctaCCTTCTATACGCCCAGTCGGCTTCGTTATACCCCCCAGGCAGGCCCTTGTTAAGTTTTGGATCTCCGCCACCACGAGGCTTCGGTACCACGAGGCTTTGCTACTGGCCTCGACTTCTCCCACCATGAGGCTTCGGTACCACAAGGCTATACTACTGGCCTTGGCTCCACCCTTTCCGAGGCTACGATGTGAGGTTACGACGAGGCCCAGGCAGACACTAGCCTACCGCCTCCTGGTACACACCTTGTCTCTCTTCGAGCTGGTTCCTCGTCTCACCAGAAGAGCAGCCAGCCTgggctcctgctgcttctctccaTATCTGCATCTGCCACCGCTGTCGTCTCCCTACTGCACACCAGCTTCTGGACTTCACCTCCTGGCTTGTTGCTAAGTGGATTTTCACTGGTGCGCCTTACCCCAGTGACTCAGCACGCCGTCCTTGCACACGACAGCAGTGGTTCGGTTATTTGTTATTGtctgtgttaaccccttcagtaccggatgtgtgttttgtgacacGTGCGTGTCACGGCTGAGTTCACGCACCAGGAACCGAGCGTGCTCCCCGTGACACGCACATGCCACGGTTATAAGCTGTGTGTATTGAGGGCTCTCAAGGCCTCGGTTTCTGGGTTATTTCTACCCACGTGGTGGCAAGTGTCTGTGTTTACAAACATAAGGCTGCAGCCATTCGTGGGACGGTTTGAAACGTCATAAACTTTGACCAATGAGTTATTGTCAGTGCTGTGACGTAATTTGTGAAGACCAATcatcatcatatattttttatacatcATATTTTCTGACCTACGTATGGCAACACATGCTTGTCGAGTGCCGCAATGCGATATTCTCTAGCTTCTGTTCAGTGCTGCCTGAAGTTTTTTTGTGGTAGCACGCGTGGATTTACTTCGCAATTATGGATATCTCTACAACTGAcagtgaagatgaatatgatgGTGGGACAATAAGTGAATTTGAGGGGTCTGATGGCTCAATGGAAGGTGATACTTTGTTTGATCCTGAAGCTATCAGTGATGTAGAGTGATGCTAGCAGCGGCGACGAGAGTATTGAGACGTTGTCCGTAAGCAGTGGCCTGTCATGCAGCCCTCCTGCCTCACCCCCCACAGCTGATGGTAGACAAACAGATTTCACACTTCTTTCAGACCCATTCTCTGACACCAGACCTAACCCTCTACCTACATGTAACACTGATTTTCCTGATGTACATCCTAGTATTATTCTACATCATGAAGCTAGTGCTATGAGTGATCTACACTGTTTTCAGTTATTCATAGGGAAAGATGTGATTGCTGCTCTATGTCTCTGGACCAACACATGTgctgcacatttttttttactcaaatgACATGTTGTGGGGTTTCTCtgatagaaaacataaaaataaataatatagtgtGAACAGAGTATTTGtgagaagaagctgaagactaccGCACGGACGATGCGGAGGAGTGCGTGGGCAGTCGGTTCGGCAGCGAAACGTCTTGTTTACATAAGGTTGACGGGTCGGTAACAATGGGGTTAATACACTCATTCTGtttcgtcttgttttcctttcccaaGGGCTAGACTAACTAATCCTGGCTTAACatcatttatattttgagggcaaAAGATCGTGGCCTCCCGTTTCCCTCACAAAAGGGTTAATTAAATTTCTCCacatctgttttccttccttaaataTGTTGTCAGGCTCAGTTGTGGAAGTAATAGCCATGTATGATTGCTGGCATCCtatgtacataaaaaaataattaaataattaaataaataaaataagattaaattaaattaaatagaataagaaaaaaaacaagaaaaaacaaaacaaaaaaaaatacatgacaaGAAGACAATAACAAGATGTTGAATgtgaattacaagaaaaaagctTAGTACAATGAAAGACATACAATGATAACTAAAAATTAAGACAGCATACATaataaacaatgagagagaattaaaaataCAGAACATTAGAATGATGGCAATATTTAATGGTGATATCAacaatactaatgatgataacagaccaacaacaacactgaagGACAGAAGCACAAAACAAGACACAGCAGAACAATGACAAGAGTTTTACCATGGTAATAATAGTCATGAGAGAACTTCCTGTCAGAGCTTTACCTTAGTGACTGGGAGGAAGGTGCCTGATTTTCCCCCTTTCTTGGAAGACGCCCCAAGCCTCCATAGCTCCACATGGTCACTGTACTGCAGCAGGAGTGACTCAGCCTCCCGGGCCACAGAGATGGAGCCAAGCTGTCCAGGAAGTAATAGTCAGTGAACAGCaataactctggaactccctacctgcttttgtatatctatctgtctacgaggaaggtttcaagacatttatcccattctttgaGATAACTCTCTTGACCCTGTTTGGGGActagcatctcagtgggccatTTTGTTTGActgtttttattgcccttggccacttttcctctcttacataaaaagactaaataaatgaaaaaagaagtaatggaTTCGAGTTTGAAATGTTAAGTTTGAAaagggataaagagagaagaaggaactgATTCTCAAACAGTGATAAGTGAACGTAAtaaactcagtaatcaggttgttagtgacaagtcattagggagctttaaaagaacaGTAGATTAATTTAAGGATGAGGATAACAGATGGAGGTAGGTAGGTACATTtcttacagggactgccacgtgtagggctGATGGCTTCCTGTggcttgtttatttacttttgttgtgATATCAAAGGGGTTATAGCAGCACGGGGAAGATAAAAGGCAGAAAGGCAGAGAAGCAGTGACAAGTGGATGGATGCTCTGGTGTGGTCagtggaggtagaggaggtgaACATGTTGAGGGAGTGAGGCAATGGTGTCAGTGGTGAGGCAGGCACTGTGATAGGATGTATAAGAAAACAGTGACAATGCTTGCAAGAATGTGAGGATCAGCTACATAAGTTCTGATCTTTGAAACTTATCCATGACAAAAAATTGTAAATCTGCCTCTAACATGTATGAATTTTTCCATTTAATAATAAAATTCATGGGACAACAGCTGATGAAATACACAAGCACTGGAATTTAAGAATGAGTATTGTTTCTTGAAAGCtatcattaaataaaaaaaatgtaaatcagCATCTACTATACATTTATGTTTTTCCTATCTAAAGTCACAATTCACTGGGCAACAGCAAACACACTTAAccccttactatttggtgattttatacagcttcagaaacttatgtggggactaaaatagtgaagactctgaacattaatcttctgacccccatagacccttcctaatgtaaatgaaattatCTATTCATacacaaactcatggtaaaaaaggaaggaaagcagaagaGCAATAGCCCTCAACACTCTCATGTGCACCAGGCAAGCATCAACACAACTCACAGGAGGAAGAGCCGGGAACTTGCAGACAGTCCTTGGTGGGAAGTAACTCAGTGTAAGGATGGTGTCCACGCCTGTCAGGGAGAGAAGCAGGACAATTATGTTTTGATGATCTAAGAATACAATATAAGAGAGAAATAGTgtatgaaatatagaaaaaaagaggaactcAGTGGAAGAACTTATGGAAAGTGCAAAATAAGAAGACACTGGAcagagcaggaaaaaaaaaaaaaaaaaaaaacaatacagacAAAAAGTATTACTACAGAAATGCTGATACAAACAAGGCCAAGCTTCCCAATCTACTCCTGACCTAACCAGCATTAACACTTGAAACATATTGAACTGCAGAATCAAGATATATTAATTTAAAAATTTTGCTGCCTCAGAAACACTCTTACTGACTTACTGATTGATGTTCACTggagttttttatttatttatttatttatttatttatttttttttttttagaacaaGGTCTTTTGTGAGATTTTACGAGCTGAAGGAGATAGGTTTCTTCCTGTTCATTTTGCTCCTGTCTCGCCCCTATGTGTCAGCTATACCCAAAGtttgaaaatatttgaaatCCATAAGATGCAGATGAAGCTTAACTAGTTCTACCAAATATCTAAACCACATTCTTTTCACAATTCCTTTCATATGGACTTAATCTCTCAATGGACTATGCAATAATTCAGAGCACAAGAAGTAATGGATGAAACTTTTATAAGCATCTGCAAGAAAGAaagtataaaaagaatagatttggcaATTTCTGGCCTGTACAGTGTTTGGAAATGGAGTAGAAGAAGCCTCAGTGAGAGACAACTCGTACACCTTGAAAACTTAATGACAGTGAGGAGACAGGCCAAAGGCAGTGAAACAGTAAACCATCTCTGTATTCTCCATGATAAAACAACTGAAGAACTAAATTAATAAAACTGTTACATTTATCACCATTGCCATTACAAGACAGAACAGGAGTTAAGAGCTgctgatggaggaaagatgagggagggcaggaagaaaaggaaagaaatggatagatagaaaaagaacagagggagcaagaaagaaaaaatagaaaagatgagGGTGGccaggataaaaaggaaagaaatggatagaaagaaaagaagagagggagcaagaaagaaaaaaaaaaaaatgaagtgccAAGCCAGTTtgtgtaagaaggaaaggagagaaaggttcAAGCAGAGGCATTTCATCTTTGGaatacacacagagaaagaaacactgaaagaaggaaagaggagaaaaattgtTTCTGGCCAACCaaactatgaaggaaggaagaaaacagtagTGAAGgatccaaacacaaacacaaactcatCCTAGAATTGGCACAAAGAAacagactggaaaaaaaaaaaaaaggaaagagaagaaaataagtctCTAGCCAGAAAGAtcatgtaggaaggaaggaaacagcagTGAAGAATCAAGATAAACATCTCACTCTCagaatagaaacaaagaaaaagattgaaaaaagaaggaaaaaggaaaaaggaaaaacaagactcTAGCCAGCTAAATCctgcagaaagaaaggaaacaacagCGAAGGACTGAAATACAAGCACATCATTCCAGAGTAGACACAAAGAaacagattgaaaaaaaagaaagaaaaagggaaaaaaaaagaagagaaagcaagacTAGAGCCAGCCAAATTGTGTAGAAAGGAAACAACAATGAAGGATCCAAACACAAGGACATTATCCCCAGAACTGACACAACGAAAGACTGtaaaaaacgagaaggaaagaggaggaaagagaaaaaaaactatgaatctTTAGTCAGGGAGATTGTGTAAAAAGGCAATAGTAGAGAATGGTTCTTCTACATGCACATCATCCCAAAATAGGCAGAAAGAATgaccaaaagaaggaaaaaggagaaaatcatGTCTCTAGTTAATCAGATTgtgtaggaagaaaaatagcaatgaaGAATACATGCATAAGCAACTAAATGgactttttttactctttctgttgcctttggccagctttcccctcttacatataaaaaaagaagacaataaatataagaaaataacaaaataacaaaaaggcaTCTCACCCCCAGAGTAGACACGATCGGTGGCAGTGACAACGAGGGCCCGCACGTCATGGGTGTGTATGGATCGCTGGATGCCCTTAACCCACATCTCCACCTTGCCCTTCTTGG comes from the Portunus trituberculatus isolate SZX2019 chromosome 25, ASM1759143v1, whole genome shotgun sequence genome and includes:
- the LOC123508714 gene encoding U3 small nucleolar RNA-associated protein 4 homolog encodes the protein MAECVACKQSSMAQYTIHNVRFFDFNPKAIHCMSYDDATSRLALSRTNGDIEIWNCWSRPFMQLFLPGDNDSSVEAMVWCQGRLFSAGLHGFLLEHNLASREVTLRTPITGGPTWCLALSKDKKKLAAGTERGYVCIFDVVDSGVMYDRALEKQEGRILHIAWHISGDYIVTGSVNCVRVWSLKEGRVARCGLGAADRKDEVIVWCVGILDDMTLVSGDSSGRVCFWNAELGTVTHSVHTHKADILALTVCPDQKSVYVAGVDPTIVQVSRVETGTKKGKVEMWVKGIQRSIHTHDVRALVVTATDRVYSGGVDTILTLSYFPPRTVCKFPALPPLGSISVAREAESLLLQYSDHVELWRLGASSKKGGKSGTFLPVTKDRVKLLELQGKDDEVIQWCAVSPKARWIAYLVQGSLRIYHFTPPASGKQPRVQRVKEVSQEIKKSHQMLWLSEGKLVSAAVTGAIQIINVSGSKAELEKELTLSPGHSVLQMTCDLEGKMLAVVDSKNIITIFDIEKETISVLPGHSSPCTAVGIHPLTKEVVAVYADMSIKEYDPSKQCYTAFCRQHLNEPSSELAKKHSVILRVSFDPDRPDLILLHNESAFVVVQKDKKAADVSQEKAPKVKKVTSGSSPGKGAKAGIGAKFSVIRRPNQVLLFSQMKGEAVVSVELNPLQVMDRLPSPLKVKKYGGT